One window from the genome of Penaeus monodon isolate SGIC_2016 chromosome 2, NSTDA_Pmon_1, whole genome shotgun sequence encodes:
- the LOC119579618 gene encoding uncharacterized protein LOC119579618, which produces MEFFESELLPSISLRSSIWLSKPMHNGMYIHFLSYHPLHVKRGVATSLFLRALRICDPQYLDGEIVFLRRSFSKLGYLGHVLDAALSRARRTFFHDSPPKETPHLPVLSLPYTEEIY; this is translated from the exons atggaattcttcgaatctgagcttctcccttccatctcccttcggtcGTCGATCTGGctaag CAAACCCATGCataatggtatgtacatacacttcttgtcataccaccctctccatgtgaagagaggtgttgctacctcgctgttccttcgcgcccttcgcatctgtgacccccagtacctggatggagagattgtCTTCCTTCGTCGGTCGTTCTCCAAACTTGGCTACcttggtcatgttctcgacgccgcgttatccagggcacggcgtaccttcttccacgactctcctcctaaagagactcctcacctgcccgtcctcagcctgccctacactgaggaaatatac